The Phyllopteryx taeniolatus isolate TA_2022b chromosome 14, UOR_Ptae_1.2, whole genome shotgun sequence genome has a window encoding:
- the si:dkey-29d8.3 gene encoding uncharacterized protein si:dkey-29d8.3 isoform X2 yields MRDIVVPRIFVIVLCAVVFVAVLVVNGFAGAGRGSFHSSTGNVSARYETDITPAGWTFSIWGVIYTWLSLMVIYITLYVFRGSWAHCLLPYAFYFFWLFNMVLNMIWLLLWDREMFFISGKLDFLFISETLPSAGLGKAMSNKSIAFAKTKKQRSLTLHLTKCGG; encoded by the exons ATGAGGGACATCGTTGTACCCCGAATCTTTGTAATCGTCTTATGTGCGGTGGTTTTCGTCGCAGTTTTGGTGGTGAACGGCTTTGCAGGGGCGGGTAGAG GTTCCTTCCATTCCTCAACAGGTAATGTGTCAGCGCGTTATGAGACGGACATCACCCCTGCTGGCTGGACTTTCTCCATTTGGGGTGTTATTTATACCTGGCTCTCCTTAATGGTCATATATATCACTTTATATGTGTTCAGAGG ATCCTGGGCTCATTGTCTGCTGCCGTACGCCTTCTATTTCTTCTGGCTCTTCAACATGGTGCTAAATATGATATGGCTGCTGTTGTGGGATAGAGA GATGTTTTTCATCTCTGGGAAACTGGACTTCCTCTTTATCTCCGAGACCTTGCCAAGTGCTG gcttAGGCAAAGCTATGTCTAATAAGAGTATTGCTTTCGCAAAGACTAAGAAGCAAAGAAGTCTTACCCTTCACCTAACAAAATGTGGAG GTTGA